The Gossypium hirsutum isolate 1008001.06 chromosome A03, Gossypium_hirsutum_v2.1, whole genome shotgun sequence genome contains the following window.
AGTTGCACTGGATAAGATATTAAGATTCACTGTTTGACACTTGAGAAACATGTTTCAAGGTAGAATGCTGAAGGCTTAACACAATCTAATTGATCATGTACCACAGTTCGGTGATTTACTTGGCACATTCTGTAGTTGTTTAGTTCAGTCTAGTTGACGAATTCAATATAATTTTGGTATATGCTTATACGCCTTTTAAAAAAGTCAATGCCATGAGGGCTGTAACAAGTTCAGTTCTATAAGTATTTCTAACATGAAGGAGCTTTTCCTTTTTATACCTGGGATTTTGTTGACTGTTACTCGGGCCCTTTCTGCACGTCTCAGGTTCCTGTGAGCGCCCCTGCTGACTGAATATCTATTCTCATCCTGAAAATATTCATGAAATGGGAAACATGAAACAGATACAGCTAGAGAGATATCCAACTAGTTCTGCAGAAAAGTTGTCGTAAGATCGTTAACCATGCTATATTCTTCCAGCCACCGCTCCTCATCACGAGCTAGTATCCATTTTTCCACCTTCTCCATTATTGATTTTCTACTTGAGGCTTCTTCCTTTGCTCTTGATATCTGTTCATCTATGCTCATGAGGAGCTCGGCATAGTCAATCTCCCCTTTTGTACATCATATAGTTAGATCAAAGATAAATTAGATTTAAAcaagaagaaaataaattttgagaaaatatgttacTTGTTCAATCCCACCTGTGTTTATCAGATTTAGTATATTTTCCATCTCTGATCTTGAAGGAATCTCCATGTGTGATTTATTGCATATCTCTTCAAGCTCATTCTGTTTCTTGAGAAATAGCTCTTTCATTTTGCTTGCCTTTAATTGATCCAATCTCTTAACTTCAGCTTCGGCCTTGAAACATTTAAAAGAAACTTTTAAGTTTATAGCGCTTTGATAATTAACTTTtaaatgatggtgattacaccaACCTGTTGGATTATATCCAGTGTAAGGCTTCCAGGATCAGATACTTCAGCTGACGAGACTGATAATTGATCAATAACATGGGAAAACAAGTAGCGATCTCCATAGGATGTATCCATTAGGCTCCATAAATTTTTCAATGCTTTACCAAGTTGGTGAAGCTGCAAGTTGACAGAAATTCAGCTGAAGAGTTTGTGGAAGTGACAGAAATTCAGTGAACTTATGGAGACAGAAATTCAGTGAACTTATGGAAAAAAGTTATCTTATGACTGAGCTGTATGCTGTCAAGGAAAAGGAAGAACAAGTGATTGTAGAAGACTTTACTTAAGTAGAATTCATGGCAAATCTAGGAACAAAATGTTGACCACTCAACCAATAAAAAATCTTCTGATCTTAcaatgatttatgtttatgttgtcATTTATGAGGTTAGATAACAATTATGAACCATGTACTATTTGCTGCAGGGCAAGAGCATGGTGCTAGCTCCCCTTAAAAGATCATACGGAAGAATAATGGCATAACATTATACCTTCTCAAGCcgcttttgtttttcttcttgcaGTGACTCCACTGTGCTGTTGAGTTTGGCCAAAATACTGTCACTTATGTTTTTCGAAATCCCACACAATTCATTCAAGCTTGGGTGAACCTTTGTAATAATCATGGAAGATTCCATCCCCAATGTTGCAGACAAATTGTGAACAGCAGCTATATATTTTTCCACTTGCTGGAGTCTGTTGTTCTTCAGAAGAATAAAACCGGAAAGAAAAGTATATGATGTTAATTAGGATGATTCCTCTGTACAACTTCCTTAATACAAATTTTGAGGATATTATGTACCTTCTCATTGTGGAGTCTTTGGAGCTCATTCTGATATTCCTCAAGTTTCTTCAAAGAAAGATCATTCTCATTCACCTTGACATTTGTTATGGAGTCATCATATTCTGACTGACCAGCAATTTCGGCAGAGATTTTCTGAATTTGCCCTTGTACAGCTCTGAACTGGTTTACTCTCTCTTCTTTCCTCAACCGCATTTCCCGCAATGCTGGCGTAATGGAATCAAGTTGTTGCTTTATTGTTCCTGACATTTTCTCTGGCTGCAGAGACATTAAGTAGGAGGTTATGGAACCAAGCAATCAACATTAACAATTACTTTCTCGAGCTGCATGTTGAGTGGATCAAATCTCCATATTTTTATTGCCCAATTTTACTGCTAACAGGAACATTGTTCTCAGTTGTTTCGTTTACGACAAAAATCAATGGAATCTAGATTGCTTTTATCCTTTTGATGTTTTGAACCATATGAAATACCATGCATCTtttgatatatacatatatgtatgcgTGTGTGTAGGTTAAATATGAACTTTCAGCTTCAAACAAGGCAGAGATTGATCGATATGGTACCCGTCCGGGAAGGGATCGTTCACCAAGGGACAAAAGAAGGTGAGTGAATCCAGCTTCAGATTCGGCGAGTTCCTGATGAAGGCGAGCTCTTGACATATTTGCTCGGTCAACTTTTCTCCGGTAGACCTCCAGACATTCCTGCTCTAATTCTAGTAGAACCTTCTCTCTTTCTGACTGATCTTCTCCAACTTCATTCCATATCATCTATTCCATTACATATCACAAGGTATGATCTGATTACAACCACAGCTTTACTTAAAATATTATCAAGGggaaataaaatagagaatcTCTTGCCTGCAACTCTTGAAGTAAATATCCACATGAAGTTTCTAACAATGCAGAGCTTCTCATTCCAGGAGGCGCTTGGAACGATCCCATCCTTTCTGTATACCGGTGATGACTACTGCTGGGAGACTTGAAACTGCTAAAAAGCTGGATGCTTTGGCTAGGACGCTTGGACTGAAGGGTGGAACTTTTTGGTTTGAGTTCTTTGATGAGCAACCAAACCATGTTGTGAgaaagaataatggggtttgagCTGTTTGCTTAAAAGACAAGGCTGACAGAGTTAGGTGCTAGTGAAGCTTTGGGTTCAAGGGTCATCCGTTTTTGTGGATTTTCCAGCTCCAGCTTTTCcctctttttattttcaatttaaatatgaaaaagaagACAATATGACTCTCCATCTTAATAAATTAAGCTGAGGTTCCTTTATAAATAAAGTGATGTAACCTGCTTACTTGAGGTATGTATTGTTAATCAAGCATTATATTGTATGTATTACATTAACATTCATCTTAGGTGAAGTCTTTAAATTAGATTTAACCGTAACTTGATTCCTAAGCAATCCGTGACCAGATGGAACAGTTTTGCAATCCATTGTTAGAATGTCAGAGTCAGGAAAAAGGAACTTCAGAAATGGATGATGAAGCCCCATTGCAATGGCTAGGAGATTCGGAACCATCTGATCCCATGGTTCAACCTTGAGGTACTTATCTCTCCCTCTATGATGATTAGCTACCTAATTGTGAAGTTAAGATATTCCAAATTTGCAATAATGTTAAAGATTCCTTGCATAATTTGGATTAGGAATGAAACAAATATAATATTCAAGAGAATTTGGAAATAGTTAGTGAATCATTTTCAGCCCAACACATTCCACCtcattcaacaaaaaaaaaaagatttaatgaGAAATGAAGGTGTGTCTTCCTTATCATTAGCCAATTGGTGCTTTAGTGATATTGAGGATTAGGTTTGTAGTGACATAGATGCCAAAGCAGGAGGGCCCTACTAAGCCGGGTTGCTTTTTAGTTTGTAAGAACTTATCTAGAAAAGGAAAGTGAAAACCATGTGGCTGCTTTGCCAATTGCCACCATAGTATGTCTGGCAAAAAAGGCTTCTGGCTTAAGACTTGGCGGTTGGGACCATAGGCAGTTGGCTCTAAAAAGACAATTTTTTAGTCATTTCTTAAAGAATGTTCCGACGCCCAGTTTttaattattgttgttgttgagaATACGATTTaagaattttaagtttttttttctttttttttctaaaaagaattTCCAAATACAACTAAACCCAGATTCCATGTTGCAAAATAAacgagaaaaaaaaaataaaggaagaaaaagaagaggatgTTTTTGGTTTTATAGTTGATGAATTGGAGATGAAATTATGTccttaattttatgaatttaattcttgtaattatttgatttaaaacttaaaattcaatAGATAATATTAATTAGGAGGATTGCTTGGGTATGTTTAAACACATTATTTTATGATGTTTTGAGTAATATAGagttaatatttgatatattaatagtgaacaatttaaaaaattgtcacatgtttcttttttttaaatgtttatttttctattattttattatacctatataaaatactttgattaattttttaattctatttgtGAAATCTAAAAATTTCATTGACAATGACATTACTAAattcttaatatattatttttgcaattaagaaTATAGATAgtaaagtataataaaaatagttttatgTCAGAAGTCAGTTTTCaaactaaactaaactaattaatttgatTTGTTTAACATTAGAGCAGTGATGAAATTTTCAAACGTTGGTTTTGATTTAAGATTTATGTCAAATCTCAAGAGTATTGTctcaaatatttttacaaatttttaatcgACACATATTCCCAATCTTATGAAATTGATTGTAtagcttaaaatttatcaaaaaaaagatTGTATAGCTTAAAAATTTAATTGTCAACGTATTAAATGAAGTAATACTATGTTTTTCTAATTATACTATCAAAGCAAGTTTGTCAAAATCAGTAATAAGCCAAAGAAATCAATTACACGAAGCCTCAACAGCAATAAAATGCTCatataactttacaaaaaaaccATTTTAacctt
Protein-coding sequences here:
- the LOC107886466 gene encoding 65-kDa microtubule-associated protein 8 isoform X1; this translates as MVWLLIKELKPKSSTLQSKRPSQSIQLFSSFKSPSSSHHRYTERMGSFQAPPGMRSSALLETSCGYLLQELQMIWNEVGEDQSEREKVLLELEQECLEVYRRKVDRANMSRARLHQELAESEAGFTHLLLSLGERSLPGRPEKMSGTIKQQLDSITPALREMRLRKEERVNQFRAVQGQIQKISAEIAGQSEYDDSITNVKVNENDLSLKKLEEYQNELQRLHNEKNNRLQQVEKYIAAVHNLSATLGMESSMIITKVHPSLNELCGISKNISDSILAKLNSTVESLQEEKQKRLEKLHQLGKALKNLWSLMDTSYGDRYLFSHVIDQLSVSSAEVSDPGSLTLDIIQQAEAEVKRLDQLKASKMKELFLKKQNELEEICNKSHMEIPSRSEMENILNLINTGEIDYAELLMSIDEQISRAKEEASSRKSIMEKVEKWILARDEERWLEEYSMDENRYSVSRGAHRNLRRAERARVTVNKIPALVDSLIAKTKSWEEERRKVFLYDEVPLLAMLEEYNLSRQEREEEKQRQRQIKKVQSQVVVEQQNFTTSRPSTSNRRLSNKSLNGGFGNASPLNRRLSLSIQQLGSNGKNSVSLGTSFIKEGKKEQGKRIFPRPNFTSQLRDDTASVVSTFSGPLSP
- the LOC107886466 gene encoding 65-kDa microtubule-associated protein 8 isoform X2, coding for MVWLLIKELKPKSSTLQSKRPSQSIQLFSSFKSPSSSHHRYTERMGSFQAPPGMRSSALLETSCGYLLQELQMIWNEVGEDQSEREKVLLELEQECLEVYRRKVDRANMSRARLHQELAESEAGFTHLLLSLGERSLPGRPEKMSGTIKQQLDSITPALREMRLRKEERVNQFRAVQGQIQKISAEIAGQSEYDDSITNVKVNENDLSLKKLEEYQNELQRLHNEKNNRLQQVEKYIAAVHNLSATLGMESSMIITKVHPSLNELCGISKNISDSILAKLNSTVESLQEEKQKRLEKLHQLGKALKNLWSLMDTSYGDRYLFSHVIDQLSVSSAEVSDPGSLTLDIIQQAEAEVKRLDQLKASKMKELFLKKQNELEEICNKSHMEIPSRSEMENILNLINTGEIDYAELLMSIDEQISRAKEEASSRKSIMEKVEKWILARDEERWLEEYSMDENRYSVSRGAHRNLRRAERARVTVNKIPALVDSLIAKTKSWEEERRKVFLYDEVPLLAMLEEYNLSRQEREEEKQRQRIKKVQSQVVVEQQNFTTSRPSTSNRRLSNKSLNGGFGNASPLNRRLSLSIQQLGSNGKNSVSLGTSFIKEGKKEQGKRIFPRPNFTSQLRDDTASVVSTFSGPLSP